GCGGGTGAGCAACCCATCATTGAAAGGTCAAAAAGGGCTTTTTTTGCTTGTTCATCTTGTGATTGAAGCCTCTTCGTCTTTCGATCGCATGGGCATGACGAACTAAAGTAACCTATGTCGTCAGTTCTCTTTCTGTTTTTACGAATCCCAATGGAAAGAAGCCCTCGCTAAGGCGGGATGGATTGCAGCTCGGTTGAGCAGCCGGGATTGGGGGCAGGGAAGGAATAGACCAAATTCTAGAGCTTTAAGCTAGCTTTGAAACAAACGAGGCAGATACACGAAGTTAGATCAAAAGCAAGCGAGCAAGGTGGGTGGGAATAGATTGTAAGTTGTACTAATTCTTTTGCCATGGGATGGGGTAAGGGCAGCTAAAGTAAGCTATTCAGAAAGCTGGCTATTCGACCGTGTTACATCAGTTTCTAGTTCATAGATAGGGCTCCTGAGCTCCGAGGGAACGAACCGTGTTCAGAACCAAGCGATCGGATGAGTATAGGAAGGGCGATTAATCAACTTGTTCAGGGCTTCGACTGGGGCCGATATATGGGAATTTTGGACTTAGGGTCTAACAAAAGAAGAAAGAACTATGCCACGTAGACGGGCGGAAATCTCCTTTGGAAGGTTCGAGAACTTCACTCTAGGGCGATTCCAACCTCGAACATCGGGTTTCCTCTCTTTATTCAATAGAACAGTGGCCAATCTAGCGAAATCATCAATAGGTCTTCGACCTACCCCTATAGAGAAGATCTATATATCAAAGATCTTCAAATCCCTCTACAACGGGAAAGCAGTTCCACCTAGGACTGCCGAAAGCATGGACGGAAACTCCTACTGGCATTCCTCGTTACTTGACTTAAACGCAATCCTAAGTGTTGTTCTACTTGATATTTTTTTTATACAGAACGGAGAAAGAGAGTGGAGTTCGGTTTCCTAAATAGAAATGGAAGTAGAAGAGGCCCCTTTATTCTATCTTTAGTCGACACCCGCCGAAGCATAGTAGTATCCAGTATATGGATTGAAAAGAATAGTTAGTAACTAGAAACCAAAGGAACGGAAGGCTGTCTGCTTGCACCTGTCAAGTTAAAGGATCTTTTTTCTTAGCCTCCCTGATCTGTTTACTTAAATCTTTCTTAGCTAACGCCACCTTTGTCAAACAGCAAGCTGTAGATCTACAGGGTTGGTTGCTTCCAACAAAGCTAGTTCCTATTCGAGCTTTTCTATTCTCTAGGCCAAGATGTTTCTTTTCCAGGAGAACTTTTCTAGGCGCCGTTCTTGGCTAGGCTAACTCTTATAGATAGAAAGATAGAACGCAGACGAGTATCAAACTCTTAAATACTCTAATTTGTCTCCTCTTTGCCGTGGGCCTTCCAGGATCACTTTTGGAGCTCGCAACGTTGAGTTTGATTCCCAGTTGATCCTTAATAATCCATATGAAGTTAGGTTAGCTACTTCCCTCAGTGGGGATAAGGAATTTCAGAATAGAAAACCCGAATGAAATGGGATTTTTCCTAAGGCGAATGAAGAGGGCGCTCTTTAGACGGGGCGGGTTTAGGGTAATGTTGGGAGTCGTAGCTTCTCTAGTGTTACAGCTTTCCGGCGGCTTAGAAAGGACCTGCTTTCCAGGCGCTGGTCCAAAGCGTGTCAAAGAAACCTCAGATCTATGACCTCCCAAAGGCGGGTCGATTAGTGAAAGCATCTCGTGAACAAACAAAAGGGCTTACCTCGTACTACGTCGCTAAAGCGAAGCTTTTGGTATGAAGTCGCTTATGCGAAGCTTAAGCATGTAAACAACCTAAAGCTCGAAGTTGAGCTTAAGCGAAGCTTTCGGATTTGTTGATAAAAAATTATGTTTGTTTGCTCCGAAATTATATGGTCTCAAACAAGCTCCTCGGGCTTGGTATCAAAGGTTTGCTAATTTTTTGTTGAAGATGGGTTTTGTCATTGCAAAAAGTGATACGTCGCTTTTTACTTATCGTCATGGCAATGATATGGCATACTTGCTTCTCTATGTTGATGATATTATTTTGGCTACTTCCTCTGACGGGTTGCGCGAAAGGATGATCGCTCAGTGAAAATCTGAGTTTCCTATGTCGGATTTGGGGCCGTTGAGTTATTTTTGGGGCATCTCTGTGACTCGTACACCATCTCATATGCTTCTTTCTCAACACAGGAAATTCTTGAACGCGCAGGTATGGGTGATTGTAAACCTGCAGCTACTCCTGTGGAAGCTAAGTCTAAGCTTAGCGCGAATTCGGGTCCTCCAGTGAATGATCCCACCAAGTATCGCAGCCTTGCAGGTGCTCTTCAGTACCTCACTTTGACTCGCCCTGATATTGCGTATGCGGTACAGCAGGTTTGTTTATGCACGATCCCAGGGAGCCACATTATAGTTCACTGCAACGTATACTGCGTTACATTCAGGGAACCATTGATCATGGGTTACATTTATATCCGTCTGCTACTACACGGTTGATTACTTATACTGACGCAGATTGGGCGGGTTGTCCAGACACTCGTCGTTCGACTTCCGGTTATTGTTGTTTTTGGGGTGATAATCTTATTTCCTGGTCGTCGAAGCGTCAACATACTTTGTCTAAATCAAGTGCAGAAGCAGAATACCGAGGCGTCGCTAATGTTGTCTCCGTAATCTCTTACTTGAGCTACATTGTCCTCTTCGTCATGCCACTCTTGTTTACCGTGATAATATCAGTGCAATTTATTTGTCTACGAACCCGGTTCAACACCAACGCACAAAACACGTTGAGATAGACATTCATTTTGTTCGTGAAAAGGTAGCATTGGGTCAGGTTCGGGTCCTACATGTTCCTTCCCGGTATCAGTTTGCCGATATTTTCACAAAAGTCTCGAGATTTCTTTTTGTTAGATCCAGTCTTAGCGTCCGTCCTCCCCCCCTAACTGCAGATTATAGAACCGGTCCAGCGAATCCCGACTTTGATTAAAGAAGTCCTTTGCGGCTTCTTCGGGAGCGTAGGCGGCTCTTTGAGCCAAGGAAGGATGCGCCGAGAGCATTTGCTGCCAAAAATTGTAGCAAGAATGTCTCTGCTCCCGGACTTTTAGGTCCATCGTTTCAAAGCGCAGTTGGGTTTCATACTGACTTTGGGAGGTACAGGCCTCCAGCCCCTCTTTAACGGCATCCCAGCCCGTACCAGGAAGAAAGAAAGAATTGGCGTTCTCTAACGCGCGAATTCTACTCCTGAGTGAAGCTTCTAACGCTTCATTTCTATGGGGCTGGGGCTCCTCTTCCAGGAGCACTTCTAGCTCAAACTCCGACCACCGTCCCAAAAGCTTCGCTTAAGCGACTACGTACCTGGGACGAATCCGATGAGGGGGAAGGGGGACGGAAGAGGAAGCGGTTGCCCTATAACACTCTTCGCCCAAAAGAAGGAACAGAATTCGACGACGCACAGGGCAAGGCAAGCATGCAAGTAGATCCGACCACAATAAAGAATTATACCTCCGACAATCAATAGAACGAAGTAAACCGCGAAAAATACCCCTTTACCATACCTACTCCTTAACCGAGGAGAGTCAAGAAAACAAAAGAAAAAAAAGACTAAGAACAGTATCAAAAGAGTTTGACCCGCTAGAAGTTCCTTCTGATCCGAAAATGAATGCCATGGACACCCCAATGAGCCCTATAGAAACGCGAAGTAAAAAGAATCTGAGAGTTGTTTATTAAATTACTAATTCATTTGCTGCCACTTCTAGGCTGGTTATGAATGCAACTTCGACCCTTCTTTGACCAAAGGAATGCCCAACTAATCTCATAAGTCAAAGTCTGTTCGCATCGCAACTTTTAGAAAAAGAAACTACTAGACTAGACTAGTAGTTGAGTGCTCTTTGTTGTTCGGATCTTGACCGGGTCCGAGCTTCCCGAGCTCTATGCTGTTGGGGAACTCTGCAAGGGTCTTGCCACCTTCTTTATTTACTATATTTAAGTCTTTGGAGTACTTTGGGATTATATTCCGCGCTGAGGATTTGTGCTTGTGGGCTGGGGTGAATATTGCAGACCAGCGGATCTGGTAGTCGACAATCGTTCGGACTTGGTAAAGGTTGTCGCGGCACCTGTAGTAGGACAGAGGACTTATCGCGATGCCCGCGAACCAATTTACGATGTCTCCGTCGCTGACGTTCGTCAAGCAGGCCACGTGGATTGGCCAGGGTCTTCTTCGGCTAATGAGACCTCGATCTCGAAGCCTTCGGAGTATCTTTTTGATAGGCGCTTCTATCTGTATGGGGAATTCGCTGCTGATAGATCTCGACCAGTGTCCCCCTCCTTCCCCCGCCGCCTTCCGACCCGCGAGAGTATACAATGACAACTTCCGGACACTCATGCCCGATCGCGAGACTGCCTGTTGAACGTCCGATGGCACCTTGCTCTGACCTGAGCTATGCAACAACGAGATCTCCCTTGATCCTTGCCGGATGTGCTTGACGGTCTCCCATAATACGCTCACTTGGGGACTTCTTACTCTAGCTGTGGAAAGACTTTCCGCTAGTTGAACCGCGTCCAGTAGACTCCCTGTTTTGCTCATCCCCTTCGTCAGCTGTTTGATCGGGATACTATTACCTAGGTTCCTAAACTTGGAATGAATGGCAGAGCGTAAGTGGCAAGCAGTTATATGGATACGGTGCTTTACCCGTAGACGCTTCTCCAGCTCTCGCAAGAATTGTATGGGAGTCGTCTTCGGGGGGACTTCCCGAATGACCGTACCGAGGAATTCTACCGTACTCCGTGCAGCTATTGTTGTTGATCCCGCAGAGCCTACCCAAAGGTTCAGGCCGGATTGTAGGAAGTGGGCAATACGTTTTTGTATTTCTATGAGAAGCTCTACGGCACCCACGATTCCCAATAGTAAGTCGTCGGCATATCGCGCGTAACAAATACTTATTAAGTAATGGGTTTTTAAGGGGGCCAGCTTACGGGCCAGGCCTTTCTCTGACCTGATAACTAGTATCGCTGCCTCGCCCAGCTCTATCAGCAGGCCCTTTCTTTTGCAATACTTAAAAAGGTCTCTCATGGCCCAATTATTATTACAGCATTCTATACCATAGAATTCGGCCTTCGGGGTCAACCCGGCGGCTTCTATGAGGAACGCAGCGAAAAGGAGGCTCGAGGGCTTGTTAAGGAAGGCGGCAAGGGCCGACGAAGGGGGGAAAACGAAGGGCCTTTTCTGGTCCCCCCTGAGCCGGGGGGTGCTTGCGGGGAGGGTGTGCCACGACGAAACAAGGGAATGAAAGGCCGCTTTGCGTTGGATGCTTTTTACCCTATCCACAATGATGGCTCTGTTGTCTTGGGGAGCGTTGAAGCTTTCTTCTTCTCCAGAGTTTTCTTGGTCATCAATACGACTTGTCTTTAATAGAACCGATCTGATTCTCTGAACAATCGGAATTTCGTACTTCTGTCGGATCCTCCCTATCTCCTGATCGAGCTTGTGTAAATAGATGTTGCCTGGTAGGGCCGATAGTAGTACACTGTGTGGGACGGAGTAAGGGCCCTTCTCACCTCCTACGAGCCGTCCGGCAGAAAAGACTTTCTGAATGGAGTAAAAGAACTTGGGATCGTCGATCTCTTCCTTAAAGATTGGGATGAGTCGATGTCGGTCGATGGTGTGAAAACACTTCCTGATGTCGAATTCCAAAAACCAGCGAGAGGTTCCCCACTCTTCTTTGATCCGTCTTAGGGCCGAATGGCAGCCTCGACCCGAGCGGAAGTGCGATGTGTCTGGAAACTCGGGATCGTAAATGGATTCGGGTACCATTCTGATCGCCTCTTTCATGATCTTTTCTATAGGTAGAACTACTGTGAGCGGT
The nucleotide sequence above comes from Spinacia oleracea mitochondrion, complete genome. Encoded proteins:
- the matR gene encoding maturase R, with translation MKEAIRMVPESIYDPEFPDTSHFRSGRGCHSALRRIKEEWGTSRWFLEFDIRKCFHTIDRHRLIPIFKEEIDDPKFFYSIQKVFSAGRLVGGEKGPYSVPHSVLLSALPGNIYLHKLDQEIGRIRQKYEIPIVQRIRSVLLKTSRIDDQENSGEEESFNAPQDNRAIIVDRVKSIQRKAAFHSLVSSWHTLPASTPRLRGDQKRPFVFPPSSALAAFLNKPSSLLFAAFLIEAAGLTPKAEFYGIECCNNNWAMRDLFKYCKRKGLLIELGEAAILVIRSEKGLARKLAPLKTHYLISICYARYADDLLLGIVGAVELLIEIQKRIAHFLQSGLNLWVGSAGSTTIAARSTVEFLGTVIREVPPKTTPIQFLRELEKRLRVKHRIHITACHLRSAIHSKFRNLGNSIPIKQLTKGMSKTGSLLDAVQLAESLSTARVRSPQVSVLWETVKHIRQGSREISLLHSSGQSKVPSDVQQAVSRSGMSVRKLSLYTLAGRKAAGEGGGHWSRSISSEFPIQIEAPIKKILRRLRDRGLISRRRPWPIHVACLTNVSDGDIVNWFAGIAISPLSYYRCRDNLYQVRTIVDYQIRWSAIFTPAHKHKSSARNIIPKYSKDLNIVNKEGGKTLAEFPNSIELGKLGPGQDPNNKEHSTTSLV